From one Thalassoroseus pseudoceratinae genomic stretch:
- a CDS encoding site-specific integrase, translating to MSKNGKVPRYRKHKASGQAVVTLSGRDFYLGVHGTRASREKYAWLIAQWEALGQQLPPEQGFTINELIVSFWKHCERHYRKNGKPTSELSNYKIALGPLRKLYGREQAADFGPLKLTTIRNEMVQRSWVRTSINRHVGRITRMFKWGAAHELVPASVYQSLQTLAGLQKGRTEAVESEPVKPVPDHLIDAVRPFVPRQVWAMIELQRLTGMRPGEVLIMRSCDIHTGGRVWMYVPESHKTEHHGRGREVFLGPRAQTMLNEFWKTDLQAYLFSPRDAIAEHRDQLREERKSPVQPSQWNRRKSNPKRQPGEKYTVYSYRSAIVRGCERAFGMPEDLQRISRTLDRDERDRRRHLASEWRAEHCWHPNQLRHNAATRARREAGLEAAQIICGHAKADVTQVYAERDRQQAISYMAQFG from the coding sequence ATGTCAAAAAATGGGAAAGTCCCACGGTACCGGAAGCACAAAGCAAGCGGGCAAGCGGTTGTCACTCTCTCAGGCCGGGACTTCTATCTTGGCGTGCATGGAACGCGAGCAAGCCGCGAAAAATACGCCTGGCTGATTGCTCAGTGGGAGGCGTTGGGCCAACAGCTTCCACCGGAGCAAGGCTTCACAATCAACGAGTTGATCGTCTCGTTCTGGAAACACTGCGAAAGGCACTACCGGAAAAACGGCAAACCGACGAGCGAACTCTCAAATTACAAAATCGCTCTCGGACCGCTTCGAAAACTCTACGGCCGCGAACAGGCAGCCGACTTCGGGCCGCTCAAGCTGACCACCATTCGAAACGAGATGGTTCAACGTAGTTGGGTCCGAACCAGCATCAATCGACACGTCGGACGCATCACGAGAATGTTCAAATGGGGAGCGGCACACGAGTTGGTTCCTGCCAGCGTGTACCAATCGTTGCAAACTCTTGCCGGGTTACAAAAAGGACGGACGGAAGCCGTCGAAAGCGAACCAGTGAAGCCAGTTCCCGATCACTTGATCGATGCCGTGCGCCCCTTCGTGCCGCGGCAAGTCTGGGCGATGATCGAACTGCAGCGACTCACCGGGATGCGTCCGGGCGAAGTCCTCATTATGCGGAGCTGTGATATCCACACCGGCGGCCGCGTGTGGATGTACGTTCCAGAGTCGCACAAAACCGAGCATCACGGCCGCGGCCGCGAAGTCTTTCTCGGACCCCGAGCTCAAACCATGCTCAATGAATTTTGGAAAACGGACCTGCAGGCTTACCTGTTCTCTCCACGTGACGCTATCGCCGAACACCGAGATCAACTCCGAGAGGAACGAAAATCACCGGTTCAACCGAGCCAATGGAATCGGCGAAAGTCCAACCCGAAACGCCAACCAGGCGAGAAGTACACGGTTTATTCCTATCGGTCCGCCATTGTCCGTGGATGCGAACGAGCGTTCGGCATGCCGGAAGATTTGCAACGGATTTCCCGCACGTTGGATCGGGATGAACGAGATCGCCGCCGCCATTTGGCCTCCGAGTGGAGAGCGGAACATTGCTGGCATCCGAACCAGCTCCGGCACAACGCGGCGACCCGAGCGAGACGGGAAGCCGGTTTGGAAGCTGCCCAAATCATCTGCGGGCACGCCAAAGCCGATGTGACCCAGGTCTATGCGGAGCGGGATCGACAACAAGCCATTTCATACATGGCTCAATTCGGCTGA
- a CDS encoding protein kinase domain-containing protein gives MTELPANRENADFGDGSLDRRMLFEEACIQFGEKLANGTAGSLDEILASVEPPFRGEMLALLLSVEIEHRQRVGEAVSVDDYEQRYPEYVDVVRETFAAKRVSTVNRSTPLETPDVSRSEADSTFVSPNAAFAPTVTPDSGIEPGAGELLQSECFGDYEVLEELGRGGMGVVYKAKQLNAGGRLVALKVIRADRFGAQDDPGRKEAVERFRVEANAAARLHHDNLVTVYDVGEVEGQPYYAMRHVEGRSLKSLVQSGPEESQRAAAIIRDVATGVHAAHQHGVLHRDLKPDNVLIEDDTGRALVADFGLAKLAEERGMTLTGVGIGTPQYMSPEQAEDAAGVTVASDVYSLGATLYHLLAGQPPFTGELFEVLRKVKEEAPSPPSQMHSGRDTEYSKDLDTICLKCLQKEPNQRYPSAAALADDLQRFLGGRPIQARPVSKFERARRWCRRNPGIATLTSVLTLVLLALAIGGPITAAYQAKLKQDESKARENEAAQRRRASGAEILAYFDALQGEIQRKQAVAARDRATFQLYRANLARASGEIEANRYDIAQEVLSVIPPEQRHWETRYLMSRAEGTPLTLIGHQGPVAFGPAGQRFISGSGDGQVNVWDASSGKKLLDLKGHDDGVTCVAFSNDGRRIVSGSNDQTVKVWDSSSGDELLTLRGHTFVVSCVAICPDGRRIASGNGGSDQTLRIWDAVTGENLHILRGDFNQVSSVAFSPDGQRVVAGVGSRNANVKVWDVASGDELLTMSGHSDKIFGVAFSPDGNRIVSGSGDRSLKIWNAFNGEELKTIHGHSHAIIDVAFHPNGRQVVTGSHDETLRVWDVASGEELRVLRGHTESVGSVDYSPDGRRILSGSNNVKVWDSAHGEELLKLAGHTERVSSVAFSPNGQRIVSASPDDTIKVWNAVSGEELIILRGHHRSACSVAFSSDGRRIVTGSFDKSVKVWDAFSGEELLTLLGHQDFVNSVAFSPDGHRIVSGSRDKTVKVWDATSGEELLTLRGHSSIVSSVAFSPDSRRIVSGGFDQISKVWDADTGEDLLTLRGHDGYVTSVAISPDSQWIASGCMGDPFKVVAGITDYSVRIWDATSGKQKLVLRGHDRPVSSVAFSQDSRRILSGSHDQTVKVWDIPSGEELLTLRGHTSSVLSVAFSPDGRRMLSGSEDKKLVVWDAGSSTNNPWLEDAARRIVWDPIYHEQDAAIAEKDKDWFAARFHLRWLVKQSPDNKIYQQRLARAEASYAAATQP, from the coding sequence ATGACCGAGCTGCCTGCGAATCGTGAAAATGCCGATTTCGGTGATGGTTCCCTGGATCGACGGATGCTGTTCGAGGAAGCCTGTATTCAGTTCGGCGAAAAGTTGGCCAATGGGACGGCCGGTTCGCTCGACGAAATACTCGCCAGCGTTGAACCACCTTTCCGAGGAGAAATGCTGGCTCTGCTGCTGTCGGTGGAGATCGAGCATCGACAGCGTGTGGGTGAAGCCGTGTCGGTGGATGACTACGAACAACGCTATCCGGAGTACGTGGACGTTGTTCGAGAAACGTTTGCCGCGAAGCGGGTGTCGACGGTCAATCGCTCGACACCGTTGGAAACTCCCGATGTCTCTCGGTCTGAAGCGGACTCCACGTTCGTCTCCCCAAACGCAGCTTTTGCACCGACTGTCACACCGGATTCCGGGATCGAACCGGGCGCCGGTGAACTGCTGCAGTCGGAGTGTTTTGGCGACTACGAAGTTCTGGAGGAGTTAGGCCGCGGCGGAATGGGCGTCGTCTACAAAGCCAAGCAACTCAACGCGGGTGGTCGTCTCGTGGCCCTGAAGGTCATTCGGGCCGACCGCTTTGGAGCTCAAGATGACCCAGGTCGAAAGGAAGCGGTCGAGCGGTTTCGGGTCGAGGCGAACGCGGCAGCCCGACTGCATCACGACAATCTGGTGACCGTGTACGATGTGGGTGAGGTCGAGGGCCAACCGTATTATGCGATGCGGCATGTCGAGGGCCGAAGCCTGAAGTCACTCGTTCAATCGGGGCCGGAGGAGAGCCAACGGGCGGCTGCCATTATTCGGGACGTGGCCACCGGTGTGCATGCCGCTCATCAGCACGGCGTTTTGCATCGTGATCTCAAGCCGGACAACGTGCTGATCGAAGACGACACCGGCCGGGCGTTGGTCGCGGATTTTGGTTTGGCCAAACTCGCCGAGGAACGGGGCATGACGCTGACGGGTGTGGGAATCGGAACTCCGCAGTATATGTCTCCCGAACAGGCGGAGGACGCCGCCGGGGTCACCGTTGCCAGTGATGTCTATTCCTTGGGCGCGACGCTGTATCACCTACTGGCCGGTCAGCCACCGTTTACCGGCGAGCTGTTTGAAGTCTTACGGAAGGTCAAGGAGGAAGCACCGTCACCGCCATCGCAGATGCATTCCGGTCGCGATACCGAGTATTCGAAAGACCTGGACACGATCTGTCTGAAGTGCTTACAGAAGGAGCCGAATCAGAGATATCCATCGGCAGCAGCATTAGCGGACGACTTGCAACGTTTTCTGGGGGGGCGACCGATTCAGGCTCGACCGGTCAGCAAGTTCGAACGCGCTCGGCGGTGGTGCCGTCGGAACCCGGGAATAGCTACCCTTACTTCGGTCCTGACGCTCGTTCTGCTCGCTCTAGCCATTGGTGGCCCGATCACCGCGGCCTACCAGGCCAAGCTGAAACAAGACGAGTCCAAAGCTCGAGAAAACGAAGCAGCTCAACGTCGACGCGCGTCCGGAGCTGAGATCCTCGCCTACTTCGACGCGTTGCAAGGCGAGATTCAGCGGAAACAGGCGGTTGCGGCTCGGGACCGAGCAACGTTTCAGCTCTACCGAGCTAACCTTGCCCGAGCTAGTGGCGAAATTGAGGCCAATCGCTACGACATTGCGCAAGAAGTCTTAAGTGTCATTCCGCCGGAACAAAGACATTGGGAGACGCGATACTTGATGAGCCGCGCCGAAGGTACACCGCTAACATTAATTGGGCATCAGGGCCCTGTAGCCTTTGGCCCTGCTGGCCAGCGATTCATTTCCGGGAGTGGAGACGGGCAGGTGAATGTCTGGGACGCAAGTAGCGGGAAGAAACTGCTCGACCTTAAAGGGCATGACGATGGCGTGACATGTGTTGCTTTTAGCAACGATGGTCGAAGGATCGTTTCTGGAAGTAATGACCAGACGGTGAAAGTCTGGGATTCAAGCAGTGGGGACGAGCTTCTCACACTCCGCGGTCATACCTTTGTTGTCTCTTGCGTCGCTATTTGCCCAGATGGACGGCGAATTGCTTCAGGAAATGGTGGCAGCGACCAGACGCTAAGGATCTGGGACGCCGTGACCGGAGAAAACTTGCACATACTTCGTGGGGACTTCAATCAAGTGTCCAGCGTTGCCTTTAGCCCGGACGGCCAGCGAGTGGTTGCCGGCGTCGGAAGTCGGAATGCGAATGTGAAAGTCTGGGATGTAGCTAGTGGTGACGAATTGCTAACGATGTCCGGCCATTCCGATAAAATCTTCGGCGTCGCGTTCAGCCCAGATGGAAATCGTATCGTTTCGGGAAGTGGAGATCGAAGTTTGAAAATCTGGAACGCCTTCAATGGCGAAGAGTTAAAGACAATCCACGGTCACTCCCACGCTATTATTGATGTTGCTTTCCACCCGAACGGAAGACAAGTCGTCACGGGAAGTCACGACGAGACTTTGAGAGTGTGGGACGTTGCGAGTGGAGAGGAATTACGCGTGCTTCGTGGGCACACCGAAAGTGTTGGCAGCGTGGACTATAGCCCGGACGGAAGAAGAATCCTATCCGGAAGCAACAACGTGAAAGTCTGGGACTCTGCTCACGGTGAGGAGTTACTCAAGCTTGCTGGGCATACCGAACGTGTTAGTAGTGTCGCGTTCAGCCCAAACGGTCAAAGGATTGTCTCCGCAAGTCCAGACGACACGATAAAAGTCTGGAACGCCGTCAGTGGTGAGGAATTGATCATACTCCGTGGACATCACCGTTCTGCTTGCAGCGTAGCTTTCAGCTCAGATGGGAGACGCATTGTCACTGGGAGCTTTGACAAATCTGTGAAAGTCTGGGATGCATTTAGCGGTGAGGAGTTGCTCACGCTCCTTGGACATCAGGACTTCGTTAACAGTGTGGCGTTTAGCCCAGATGGACATCGGATTGTTTCGGGAAGTCGTGACAAAACTGTCAAGGTCTGGGATGCCACGAGTGGCGAAGAGTTACTCACGCTCCGTGGGCATTCCAGTATCGTGAGTAGCGTTGCTTTTAGCCCTGATTCCCGCCGTATTGTTTCTGGCGGCTTCGATCAAATATCAAAAGTCTGGGATGCAGACACAGGAGAAGATTTACTCACACTCCGGGGGCATGATGGCTACGTTACGAGTGTAGCAATTAGTCCAGATAGTCAGTGGATCGCTTCGGGGTGTATGGGGGATCCATTTAAAGTCGTCGCGGGGATAACGGACTATAGCGTTCGAATCTGGGACGCTACGAGTGGAAAACAGAAGCTCGTACTCCGTGGACACGATAGACCCGTCTCTAGCGTTGCTTTCAGTCAGGATTCTCGTCGAATTCTATCGGGCAGCCATGACCAGACAGTTAAAGTTTGGGATATCCCTAGCGGTGAGGAATTGCTCACACTTCGTGGACATACTTCAAGCGTATTAAGTGTTGCATTCAGCCCAGACGGCCGGCGGATGTTGTCTGGCAGCGAAGACAAGAAATTGGTAGTCTGGGATGCCGGTTCGTCAACAAATAACCCATGGCTCGAAGACGCAGCCCGTCGCATTGTATGGGATCCGATCTATCACGAACAAGACGCCGCAATTGCCGAAAAAGATAAAGACTGGTTTGCGGCCCGATTCCATTTGCGGTGGCTTGTCAAGCAAAGCCCGGACAACAAAATTTATCAACAGCGACTCGCAAGAGCGGAAGCAAGTTATGCCGCGGCCACCCAACCGTAG
- a CDS encoding DUF2071 domain-containing protein: MSVPFDLAPTARLSGLHMVGTVFRRFLISYPVDPHILADYLPPGAECVTHNDCAWVSACFVRMDDMRPSFLPRWMGMGFNYLIHRTRARLPFPDGKLREAVLVLQPNINRPLLSTFGSLLTGVGFKTRQIDFSEDDADWRIQMNHRGKLLFDAEIPKASCSERIVPDSQFSSASEADRFLLGVSFGGEWKNGQQHLKLLPETHDPWETRVCKCISHKNQFLESLGLDRLAADHAITMTEIPHYFGVTPIKADLNKRSILSDCGNSDSCEQ, translated from the coding sequence ATGAGTGTGCCCTTCGATCTTGCTCCGACAGCTCGACTCTCTGGATTGCATATGGTCGGAACTGTGTTTCGACGTTTTCTCATCAGCTATCCAGTCGACCCGCACATCCTCGCGGATTATCTTCCGCCGGGAGCGGAATGCGTGACACACAACGATTGCGCGTGGGTCTCGGCCTGCTTTGTTCGAATGGATGACATGCGGCCCAGTTTTCTCCCGCGATGGATGGGGATGGGTTTCAATTACTTGATCCATCGGACGCGGGCACGACTTCCGTTTCCCGATGGTAAGCTGCGCGAGGCAGTTCTCGTACTGCAACCGAACATTAATCGTCCGTTATTGAGTACGTTCGGCTCGCTACTTACCGGTGTCGGATTCAAGACGCGTCAAATCGACTTTTCGGAGGACGATGCCGATTGGCGAATCCAGATGAATCATCGCGGCAAACTTTTGTTCGATGCGGAGATACCGAAGGCAAGCTGTTCCGAGCGAATAGTCCCCGACTCCCAGTTCAGCAGCGCATCGGAAGCCGATCGATTCCTTTTGGGCGTGTCGTTTGGTGGGGAGTGGAAAAACGGACAACAGCATCTCAAGCTGTTGCCGGAGACGCATGATCCCTGGGAAACACGCGTTTGCAAATGCATCTCACATAAGAACCAGTTTCTCGAATCACTTGGTCTCGATAGACTTGCCGCAGATCATGCGATCACGATGACCGAGATCCCACATTATTTTGGAGTCACGCCAATCAAGGCGGATTTGAATAAACGATCGATACTATCCGATTGCGGAAACTCTGATTCTTGCGAGCAATAA
- a CDS encoding RNA polymerase sigma factor, whose protein sequence is MAPDQPMQSNEPPLDAGLTTILKRIPDDPDAVGRIWEHFQRQMVRAFESHLQRRDVPQSVASAESVYDSAFLRIQDFARRQPQRFEDMNRDDFAGYLWRTMENLTKNRLKKRSAAVLPTDISDDTANQSHDHFVFQDTCQQICARIEERSRSEEQADRLKAILALRLCGQTYRQIADELGIGEKASEFGGRILKDIIRPLFEEDGQAI, encoded by the coding sequence ATGGCCCCTGATCAGCCCATGCAGTCGAACGAGCCTCCGCTGGATGCCGGTCTCACAACCATTTTGAAGCGGATTCCCGACGATCCAGACGCAGTCGGTCGCATCTGGGAACATTTCCAACGGCAGATGGTTCGCGCGTTTGAATCCCATCTTCAGCGACGCGATGTCCCCCAGTCAGTCGCGTCGGCTGAAAGCGTGTATGATTCCGCGTTCTTGCGGATTCAGGACTTTGCGCGTCGACAGCCGCAGCGGTTCGAAGACATGAACCGGGACGACTTTGCCGGTTACCTCTGGCGAACCATGGAGAATCTGACGAAGAATCGATTGAAGAAGCGATCTGCAGCAGTCCTGCCGACGGACATCAGCGACGACACCGCAAACCAGTCCCATGATCATTTCGTTTTTCAAGACACCTGCCAACAAATCTGCGCAAGAATCGAAGAACGGAGTCGGAGCGAGGAACAAGCCGACCGACTCAAGGCGATCCTGGCCCTGCGTCTTTGCGGACAAACGTATCGACAGATTGCCGACGAACTCGGTATTGGTGAAAAAGCGTCCGAGTTCGGTGGACGCATCCTGAAGGATATCATTCGGCCGTTATTCGAAGAGGATGGTCAAGCGATTTGA
- a CDS encoding helix-turn-helix domain-containing protein produces MTIDLQAERLTLNAVARLCGVHLATVWRWCLKGVDGRVLPSKKIGGRRYVLRDELDRFIAAQNQSDDSPAEPTRESARRAKAAESELDEIGIGR; encoded by the coding sequence ATGACTATTGACCTGCAAGCAGAACGACTGACGCTAAACGCCGTAGCCCGATTGTGTGGGGTTCACTTGGCGACGGTCTGGCGTTGGTGTTTGAAAGGTGTGGACGGGCGCGTGCTGCCCAGCAAGAAAATTGGCGGACGCCGCTACGTGCTCCGCGATGAACTGGATCGGTTCATCGCAGCGCAGAACCAAAGCGACGATTCACCCGCTGAGCCGACGCGCGAATCTGCCCGCCGTGCCAAGGCCGCCGAAAGCGAACTGGACGAGATCGGTATCGGCCGGTGA